In a single window of the uncultured Dysgonomonas sp. genome:
- a CDS encoding DUF3871 family protein — METIQLVPVKSNHREVMSSQSLPYQDIIEITHTCDCNPSPFIEANTKEVGLYHLKHECIVPVFSKDNEVTISHTNFIETVWDAASSFFPNETILQPDIRVSHVVKGRIPGAINKPVSQLLESDKTIYYERMAFCFEVPTIYQDIEGNRLNLSIGGVRALNHENLYSKKSVEKFKIFIGFKNLVCTNLCVSTDGYKSELRVMSLEELFKASLLLFQQYNPNRHLQLMSSFQNSYLTEHQFAQLIGKSKLYQCLPNAQKKLLPNMEFGDTHINAVAKAYYNDKNFKIEEGADAINLWKVYNLFTGANKNSYIDNLLDRSLNATELVEGINRALHGDREYRWFIE; from the coding sequence ATGGAAACAATACAATTAGTACCAGTAAAAAGCAATCATAGAGAAGTAATGTCCTCTCAATCCCTTCCTTATCAAGATATAATAGAAATTACACATACCTGTGACTGCAATCCAAGCCCTTTTATAGAAGCCAATACCAAAGAGGTAGGTTTATATCATTTGAAGCATGAATGTATTGTACCTGTCTTTTCTAAGGATAATGAGGTTACTATAAGCCATACTAACTTTATAGAAACAGTTTGGGATGCTGCAAGTAGTTTCTTTCCAAATGAGACTATTTTACAGCCAGATATAAGAGTTTCTCATGTAGTCAAAGGTAGGATTCCAGGAGCCATAAATAAACCTGTCAGTCAGCTCTTAGAGAGTGATAAGACTATTTACTATGAAAGGATGGCTTTCTGTTTTGAAGTACCTACAATTTATCAGGATATAGAAGGAAACAGGCTTAATCTTTCCATTGGTGGAGTAAGAGCCTTAAACCATGAAAACCTTTATTCTAAAAAGAGTGTAGAGAAGTTTAAGATATTTATAGGATTTAAGAATCTGGTTTGCACAAATCTATGTGTATCTACAGATGGCTATAAGTCAGAATTAAGGGTTATGAGTTTGGAAGAACTATTCAAAGCTTCTCTATTATTATTTCAGCAATATAACCCTAACAGGCATTTGCAACTTATGTCTTCTTTTCAGAATTCTTACTTAACAGAACATCAGTTTGCACAGTTGATAGGAAAAAGTAAGCTTTATCAATGTCTACCTAATGCACAGAAGAAGTTATTACCTAATATGGAATTTGGAGATACTCATATCAATGCAGTAGCCAAAGCCTATTACAATGATAAGAATTTCAAAATAGAAGAGGGTGCAGATGCTATTAATTTGTGGAAAGTCTATAACCTGTTTACAGGGGCTAATAAGAACAGTTATATTGATAATCTATTGGATAGGTCTTTGAATGCTACTGAATTAGTAGAAGGTATTAATAGGGCTTTGCATGGAGATAGGGAGTATAGATGGTTTATTGAGTGA
- a CDS encoding TIR domain-containing protein: MKNYNKVFISYAKEDIEAANKLYDYLKRFCFEPWLDKKELLPGQDWNYEIRKALREADFIVLMLSNISVAKRGYVQREYKLALKYYEEKLESDIYIIPCKINDCDVPESLSKYQWVELYRRSEKDEYYQIIQSLNIQQQKYLNVDKLKSILNTPLEYKEIEIKEMIKEIYPYTQIDINYPQFIHTENIELKILNSIIENIIYPIYTNYKLYSAQSLLSNSLTSDYTLNSEEGDLFNSNNELEITYSFNMLSQSIISFDIWRDCYQSGAAHGYKYIKGHSYVLNPLEEITIEKLFDNEESVLNSFHEICHEKLKDDALNREVIENREEEFFILEDSYPLKWETFDNFYLTKNAITVIFNPYEIAAYSCGHFIVSINYDEILSIHPNLKNLRKIKELCNQ, encoded by the coding sequence ATGAAGAATTATAATAAAGTATTTATTAGTTATGCTAAAGAAGATATTGAAGCAGCTAATAAATTATATGATTATTTGAAAAGGTTTTGCTTTGAACCATGGTTGGACAAAAAGGAACTCCTTCCTGGACAAGATTGGAATTATGAGATAAGGAAAGCTCTTAGAGAAGCTGATTTCATAGTACTGATGTTATCAAATATATCTGTAGCTAAAAGGGGATATGTACAGAGAGAATATAAATTAGCATTGAAATACTATGAAGAAAAATTAGAATCAGATATTTATATTATTCCATGTAAAATAAATGACTGTGATGTCCCTGAAAGTTTATCAAAATATCAGTGGGTAGAGTTATATCGTAGAAGTGAAAAAGATGAATACTATCAAATAATCCAATCTTTAAATATACAACAACAAAAATATCTAAATGTAGATAAACTCAAAAGTATATTAAATACACCTTTAGAGTATAAAGAGATTGAGATTAAAGAAATGATAAAAGAAATATATCCTTATACACAAATAGATATTAATTACCCACAATTCATACACACTGAAAATATTGAATTAAAGATCCTTAACTCTATAATAGAAAATATTATTTACCCTATTTATACAAACTATAAACTATATTCAGCCCAAAGTCTCTTAAGCAACTCTTTGACAAGTGATTATACATTAAATAGTGAAGAAGGAGATTTATTTAATTCAAATAATGAACTTGAAATAACTTATAGTTTTAATATGTTATCTCAATCTATTATCAGTTTTGATATATGGAGAGATTGTTATCAAAGTGGAGCTGCACATGGTTATAAGTATATAAAAGGTCATAGTTATGTCTTAAATCCTTTAGAAGAAATTACGATTGAAAAGCTTTTTGATAATGAGGAAAGTGTTCTTAATAGTTTTCATGAGATTTGCCATGAAAAACTAAAAGATGATGCTTTAAATAGAGAGGTAATAGAGAATAGAGAAGAAGAATTTTTCATATTAGAAGACTCATATCCACTGAAATGGGAAACCTTTGATAATTTTTATTTAACTAAAAATGCTATTACTGTGATTTTTAACCCATATGAAATTGCAGCATATTCTTGTGGACATTTTATAGTATCAATTAATTATGATGAAATTCTTTCGATACATCCCAATTTAAAAAATCTACGAAAAATAAAGGAATTATGTAATCAATAA
- a CDS encoding TatD family hydrolase, producing MKIIDTHSHIYSEEFDDDIEEVILRARQVGVKTILLPNIDVDSIVRLHSIADRYTDYCIPMMGLHPTSVGEDWLSQLEIIKQQFSKRSYIAIGEIGLDLYWDRTYEKEQRQAFEEQLRWSLEYDLPVAIHSRDAILECVECIRNVGQEKLRGVFHSFGGSENELTEILGLENFLLGINGVVTFKNSTLSTVLKQVDLSKIIVETDSPYLAPVPYRGKRNESSYTIKVVEKLAEIFGLSLNEVGEITTENAIKLFGLKK from the coding sequence GTGAAAATAATTGATACGCATTCACATATTTATTCCGAAGAATTTGATGATGATATCGAAGAAGTGATTCTGAGAGCTAGACAAGTAGGAGTGAAAACTATTTTGCTTCCGAATATAGATGTGGACTCAATAGTGCGCCTGCATAGTATAGCCGACAGATATACAGATTATTGTATTCCTATGATGGGATTGCATCCTACAAGTGTAGGTGAGGATTGGCTTTCTCAATTAGAAATTATTAAACAGCAATTTTCGAAACGTTCCTATATAGCTATTGGTGAAATAGGGCTGGATCTCTATTGGGATAGGACATATGAGAAAGAACAGAGGCAGGCGTTTGAAGAGCAGCTTCGCTGGAGCCTAGAATATGATTTACCGGTAGCGATACATTCACGCGATGCTATATTGGAGTGTGTAGAATGTATCAGGAATGTAGGCCAGGAAAAGTTGAGAGGAGTATTCCACAGTTTTGGAGGAAGTGAGAACGAATTAACTGAAATACTTGGGTTAGAGAACTTTTTATTGGGAATCAACGGAGTTGTTACATTTAAGAATTCTACATTGTCAACTGTTCTGAAGCAGGTCGATTTGTCAAAAATAATCGTTGAGACCGATTCCCCTTATCTTGCTCCTGTACCTTATCGAGGCAAGAGAAATGAATCTTCGTATACGATAAAGGTTGTTGAAAAGCTGGCTGAAATATTTGGCCTTAGTTTAAACGAAGTAGGAGAAATAACAACAGAAAATGCAATAAAGCTATTCGGATTGAAAAAATAA
- a CDS encoding polyprenyl synthetase family protein, giving the protein MKKSLYNFDEVLDIVNTRITQINYKNKPQSLFDPITYILSLGGKRVRPALALMSYNLYKEDVERVIPIALAIEVFHNFTLLHDDLMDRADMRRGKPTVHIKWNDNTAVLSGDAMLIEAYKEIAKTESQQLPRVLDLFSETATEICCGQQYDMEFEQRLDVTIPEYLEMIRLKTAVLLGCALKEGAIVAGASDTDANNLYDFGINVGLGFQLRDDLLDVYGDSESFGKKIGGDILCNKKTFLLITALADPLTRNELLAWIDKTDFKENKKIEAVTKIYDKLDLKTKSEKLISDYYEKAMGCLDKVSVSNDRKAELHRLAKNLTSRIS; this is encoded by the coding sequence ATGAAGAAGTCTTTATATAACTTCGATGAGGTTTTAGATATTGTAAATACTCGAATCACTCAGATAAACTACAAGAATAAGCCACAGTCACTTTTCGACCCTATAACTTACATACTTTCACTGGGAGGGAAACGGGTTCGCCCCGCTTTGGCTCTTATGTCATATAATTTATATAAAGAGGATGTGGAGCGGGTTATCCCTATAGCGTTGGCTATAGAGGTGTTTCACAATTTTACACTTTTACATGACGACCTTATGGACAGGGCCGATATGCGCAGGGGTAAACCGACCGTTCATATTAAATGGAATGATAATACGGCCGTTCTTTCGGGCGATGCAATGCTTATTGAGGCATATAAGGAAATCGCAAAAACAGAATCACAGCAATTGCCTCGGGTGTTGGATTTATTTTCTGAAACTGCAACTGAAATATGTTGTGGGCAACAATATGATATGGAGTTTGAACAACGGTTGGATGTTACGATCCCCGAATATCTGGAAATGATAAGGCTGAAGACAGCAGTATTGTTAGGTTGCGCCTTGAAAGAAGGAGCTATTGTGGCAGGCGCTTCGGATACGGATGCAAACAACCTGTATGATTTCGGTATAAATGTAGGTCTGGGATTTCAGTTGAGGGACGATTTGCTTGATGTATACGGAGATAGCGAAAGTTTTGGTAAGAAAATAGGTGGTGACATACTATGCAATAAGAAAACGTTTCTATTGATTACTGCATTAGCCGATCCATTGACCAGAAATGAATTGCTGGCATGGATAGATAAAACTGACTTTAAGGAAAATAAAAAAATTGAAGCGGTAACTAAGATATATGATAAGCTCGATCTGAAAACGAAGTCAGAAAAGCTTATCAGCGACTATTATGAGAAAGCAATGGGGTGTCTGGACAAAGTCAGTGTAAGTAATGATAGAAAGGCTGAATTGCATCGACTTGCGAAAAATCTAACATCCCGAATATCCTAA
- a CDS encoding glycoside hydrolase family 43 protein codes for MQACAQNRQSAQSVKETSGNPIFEGWYADPEGIIFDDKYWIYPTYSAPYDEQVFMDAFSSSDLVNWTKHERIIDTSAVKWVKRALWAPAIIKNDGKYFLLFGGNDIQSDNEYGGIGIAVADKPEGPFKDYLGKPLIDKFYNGAQPIDQFVFKDKDGSYYIYYGGWKHCNVAKLKEDFTGIVPFEDGTMYKEVTPENYVEGPFMFIKNGKYYFMWSEGGWTGPDYSVAYAIADSPFGPFKRIGKILQQDPNIGRGAGHHSVIHEPKSDKYYIVYHRRPLTETDGNHRVTCIDEMHFDENGYIRPVVMTNEGVGLNSLK; via the coding sequence ATGCAAGCTTGTGCCCAAAACAGGCAATCTGCCCAAAGTGTTAAAGAAACATCCGGGAATCCTATATTTGAAGGATGGTATGCCGACCCGGAAGGTATTATTTTCGATGACAAGTATTGGATTTATCCAACTTACTCAGCTCCGTACGACGAGCAAGTCTTTATGGACGCATTCTCTTCTTCCGATTTGGTTAACTGGACTAAGCATGAACGCATCATCGACACATCAGCCGTAAAATGGGTAAAAAGAGCCTTGTGGGCTCCGGCCATAATTAAAAATGATGGTAAATACTTCCTACTCTTTGGAGGAAATGATATACAAAGTGATAACGAATACGGAGGTATAGGGATCGCTGTTGCAGATAAACCCGAAGGCCCATTTAAAGATTATCTGGGAAAACCGCTTATAGATAAATTCTACAACGGTGCGCAGCCTATCGACCAATTTGTCTTTAAAGATAAAGACGGTAGTTATTATATATATTATGGAGGATGGAAACATTGTAATGTTGCCAAATTAAAAGAAGACTTTACCGGTATCGTCCCTTTCGAAGACGGAACAATGTATAAGGAAGTAACTCCCGAAAACTATGTAGAAGGCCCATTCATGTTTATCAAAAATGGTAAATATTATTTTATGTGGTCGGAAGGAGGATGGACCGGCCCTGATTATAGTGTTGCATATGCTATTGCCGATAGTCCCTTCGGGCCGTTCAAGCGCATAGGCAAAATATTGCAGCAAGATCCTAATATTGGTAGGGGAGCCGGGCACCATTCTGTAATCCACGAGCCCAAATCAGATAAATACTACATTGTATACCACCGCCGCCCGCTGACAGAAACCGATGGAAACCATAGGGTTACATGTATAGACGAAATGCATTTTGACGAAAATGGCTATATCAGGCCTGTCGTAATGACAAATGAAGGTGTAGGACTAAACTCATTAAAATAA
- a CDS encoding aldose epimerase family protein has protein sequence MKKMFFAAVAAGLLFVGCNEKAPVGKLTESGLDKKNFETEVNGKKTDLYVLTNAGGMEVCITNLGGRIVSIMVPDKDGNKKDVVLGFDSIQDYINVPSNYGAIIGRYGNRIGNGTFQIDDIKYDLPKNNFGHTLHGGDKGFHTVIFDAKLASDNVLELTYLSKDGEEGFPGNLNVKVTYILGDDNALQIKYEAETDKPTVVNLTNHSYFNMDGDPTSKNTDWLLTLHADQYTPIDSTFMTTGEILTVEGTPMDFRTPTAVGARIDDATFTQLLNGKGYDHNWVLNTGGDINKVAATLESPKTGIVLDVYTTEPGMQFYAGNFMQGTDKGKKGIVYQHRTAVCLETQKYPDTPNKKDWPTTTLRPGEKYNSETIFKFSVKK, from the coding sequence ATGAAGAAAATGTTTTTTGCAGCAGTAGCTGCCGGCCTGCTTTTTGTAGGATGTAACGAAAAAGCCCCTGTAGGGAAACTTACGGAATCAGGCTTGGACAAAAAGAACTTTGAAACGGAAGTTAACGGAAAGAAAACAGACTTGTATGTACTTACAAACGCTGGCGGAATGGAAGTTTGTATAACAAACCTCGGAGGACGTATTGTTTCTATTATGGTTCCGGATAAAGACGGAAACAAGAAAGATGTCGTATTGGGATTCGACTCTATTCAGGACTATATCAATGTACCATCTAACTATGGTGCTATCATCGGACGCTATGGCAACCGTATCGGAAATGGTACATTCCAAATCGATGATATAAAATATGACTTACCAAAGAACAACTTCGGGCACACTCTGCATGGTGGCGACAAAGGATTCCACACTGTGATTTTCGATGCTAAACTAGCCTCGGACAATGTTCTTGAGCTCACTTATTTATCGAAAGACGGAGAAGAGGGCTTCCCTGGCAATCTGAATGTGAAAGTAACTTATATTCTTGGCGACGACAATGCACTTCAGATAAAATATGAAGCCGAAACAGACAAACCAACCGTAGTGAACCTCACTAACCATTCATATTTCAATATGGACGGCGATCCTACTTCTAAGAATACAGACTGGTTGTTGACACTACATGCAGACCAATATACCCCGATTGATTCTACATTCATGACTACCGGTGAAATACTTACCGTAGAAGGTACACCAATGGATTTCCGCACACCGACTGCCGTTGGTGCAAGAATTGATGATGCTACTTTCACTCAACTGTTAAATGGTAAAGGATATGATCATAACTGGGTATTGAACACAGGTGGTGATATCAATAAGGTTGCAGCAACATTAGAATCTCCTAAGACCGGTATCGTATTAGATGTATATACTACCGAACCGGGAATGCAATTCTATGCAGGTAACTTCATGCAAGGAACCGACAAAGGCAAAAAAGGTATTGTTTACCAACACCGCACAGCTGTATGTCTTGAAACTCAGAAATATCCTGATACTCCTAACAAAAAAGACTGGCCGACAACTACGCTTCGTCCAGGAGAAAAATATAATAGTGAGACAATCTTTAAATTCTCTGTTAAGAAATAA
- a CDS encoding MIP/aquaporin family protein: MGQDILFEFIGTAILILFGAGVCANVSLKKTLGNSAGWVVIAFGWGFAVFVGAFISAPFSGAHLNPAVTIGLAIAGSFKGSIIGYIIAQMLGAILGACIVYLMYKPHFDAEENPDAKLGVFCTGPAIKNWFSNFFSEVVGTFVLVFGILYAAGAEIAGPLPVAILIVAIGMSLGGTTGYAINPARDLGPRIAHFILPIKGKRDSNWGYAWLPVVAPICGGSLAALLYIALAA, encoded by the coding sequence ATGGGACAAGATATTTTATTCGAATTTATTGGCACAGCCATACTTATACTTTTTGGTGCTGGCGTATGCGCAAACGTTTCTTTAAAGAAAACATTGGGTAATAGCGCCGGATGGGTCGTTATTGCCTTCGGTTGGGGATTCGCAGTATTTGTCGGAGCCTTCATCTCAGCTCCGTTCTCGGGCGCTCACCTCAATCCTGCCGTAACAATAGGACTGGCTATTGCAGGCAGTTTCAAAGGCAGCATTATCGGCTATATTATAGCCCAGATGTTAGGCGCTATACTTGGTGCATGCATCGTCTATCTTATGTATAAACCACATTTCGATGCTGAGGAAAATCCGGATGCAAAGCTGGGGGTATTCTGTACAGGGCCGGCTATAAAAAACTGGTTTTCTAATTTCTTCAGTGAAGTTGTCGGTACATTCGTCCTTGTGTTTGGTATCCTTTACGCTGCCGGAGCCGAAATAGCAGGTCCATTGCCTGTTGCCATCCTTATTGTAGCCATCGGTATGTCGTTAGGTGGAACAACGGGTTATGCAATCAATCCCGCCCGTGATCTTGGCCCCCGGATTGCCCATTTTATATTACCGATAAAAGGTAAAAGGGACAGTAACTGGGGATATGCGTGGCTGCCTGTTGTAGCACCGATATGCGGCGGATCTCTCGCAGCCTTATTGTATATCGCCCTCGCTGCTTAA
- the glpK gene encoding glycerol kinase GlpK yields the protein MEKYILSFDAGTTSSRAIVFDHKGEICSVAQKEFPQIFPQSGWVEHNPHEIWASQAAVAAEAITKIGINGTNIAAIGITNQRETTIVWDRETGEPVYNAIVWQDRRTSEYCDKLKNEGLLPYIKDKTGLIVDAYFSATKVKWILDNVEGARAKAEKGQLVFGTVDTWIVWQLTRGEVHATDVSNASRTMLYNIHTLEWDDDLLKLFNIPKSMMPKVCASSEVYGHTKTTIFASKVPIAGIAGDQQAALFGQMCVDTGMVKNTYGTGCFILMNTGEKPVVSKNNLVTTIGWQIGGKTTYALEGSIFVGGAIVQWLRDGLKVINSSSEIEQLAMQVPDNGDVYFVPALTGLGAPYWDQYARGTIVGISRGTTAAHIARAALEGIAYQSMDVINAMILDAGVGLKELRVDGGAAKNDLLMQFQANVLGQTVIRPQTTETTALGAAYLAGLAVGFWENIEEVKKQWHVDSRFEADPKVDMHLAKRKWSEAIYRAQSWVK from the coding sequence ATGGAAAAGTATATCTTATCATTCGATGCAGGAACTACAAGTTCGAGAGCTATAGTCTTTGACCATAAAGGCGAAATATGCTCTGTTGCGCAAAAGGAATTTCCGCAGATATTTCCACAAAGCGGATGGGTAGAACACAACCCGCATGAAATCTGGGCTTCGCAGGCTGCCGTTGCTGCCGAAGCAATTACGAAAATCGGTATTAACGGTACTAATATTGCCGCGATAGGTATTACCAATCAGCGTGAAACAACCATTGTATGGGACAGGGAAACAGGAGAACCGGTCTATAATGCGATTGTGTGGCAGGATAGAAGAACATCCGAATATTGCGATAAGCTGAAAAACGAAGGACTTCTGCCTTATATTAAAGATAAGACGGGATTGATTGTAGATGCGTATTTCAGCGCAACAAAAGTAAAATGGATACTGGATAATGTGGAAGGAGCCAGGGCAAAAGCAGAAAAAGGACAGTTGGTATTCGGCACTGTAGATACATGGATTGTCTGGCAACTGACCAGAGGAGAAGTGCATGCTACTGACGTTTCCAATGCTTCACGCACTATGTTATACAATATCCATACACTGGAATGGGATGATGATTTGCTGAAGCTGTTTAATATCCCCAAAAGTATGATGCCGAAAGTATGTGCTTCGAGTGAAGTATACGGACATACCAAGACTACAATCTTCGCGTCTAAAGTACCGATTGCAGGTATTGCCGGAGACCAGCAGGCTGCATTGTTCGGACAGATGTGCGTCGATACCGGTATGGTAAAGAACACATACGGCACAGGCTGTTTTATCCTGATGAATACCGGGGAGAAACCCGTTGTGTCGAAAAATAATCTGGTAACCACTATCGGATGGCAAATCGGCGGGAAAACCACCTATGCCCTTGAAGGGAGTATATTTGTGGGTGGTGCTATCGTTCAGTGGTTGCGCGATGGCCTAAAAGTCATTAATTCTTCGTCCGAAATAGAGCAACTGGCGATGCAGGTACCTGATAATGGTGATGTATATTTTGTCCCTGCTCTGACTGGCCTTGGCGCTCCGTACTGGGATCAGTATGCACGCGGAACGATTGTCGGAATATCGAGGGGTACAACTGCTGCTCATATTGCACGTGCAGCTCTCGAAGGTATAGCTTATCAGTCGATGGATGTTATTAACGCTATGATTTTGGATGCAGGCGTTGGACTTAAAGAGCTGCGAGTGGACGGAGGTGCTGCGAAAAATGATCTATTGATGCAATTTCAGGCGAATGTACTCGGGCAAACGGTAATTCGTCCGCAAACAACAGAAACGACAGCTTTAGGAGCAGCTTATCTGGCAGGATTAGCTGTCGGCTTCTGGGAAAATATCGAAGAAGTGAAGAAACAATGGCATGTAGATTCCCGTTTCGAAGCCGATCCGAAAGTGGATATGCATCTGGCTAAGAGAAAGTGGTCTGAAGCGATATACCGCGCGCAATCGTGGGTGAAGTAG
- a CDS encoding glycerol-3-phosphate dehydrogenase/oxidase — protein MNRNNYIEQIADKSIIWDFVVVGGGATGLGAAIDAASRGFKVALVEQADFTKATSSRSTKLVHGGVRYLAQGDVSLVIEALRERGLMKKNAPHLVKDQRFIIGNYKWWEKPFYTIGLTIYDILAGKRGLGRSLPMSKKAVVKEIPQIATDGLKGGVVYHDGQFDDSRMGINLLQTAAEQGATVVNYVKVSNLIKNETGKIAGVKVYDELGKREYTLQAKVVINATGIFVDELMKMDAPEKDNIVRPSQGVHLVVDKSFLGGDTAIMIPKTSDGRVMFGVPWHGKVVLGTTDTPLKEFVLEPQALEEEIEFILKTAGQYLAKQPKREDVLSVFAGLRPLAAPKKGTDGQKTKEISRSHKIVVSDSGLITITGGKWTTYRDMAEDVVNRALPIGNLPQKECVTRDLKIHGYKENVDRSDFGYVYGSDYEKIQKLQQERPELARKLHPCFDYTGAEVVWAVREEMAITVEDVLSRRLRATFLDARAAIDIAPEVASIMAKETGKDVEWEKTQVQEFVELAQHYLLVPYNPDK, from the coding sequence GGTTCAAGGTCGCCTTGGTAGAGCAGGCTGACTTTACGAAAGCCACATCGAGCCGTAGCACAAAGCTGGTACACGGAGGTGTGCGCTATCTGGCGCAGGGCGATGTGAGTCTGGTTATAGAAGCTTTGCGCGAAAGGGGACTGATGAAGAAGAATGCCCCGCATCTGGTGAAAGATCAACGATTTATTATAGGTAATTATAAGTGGTGGGAAAAGCCATTTTATACGATCGGACTAACTATTTATGATATATTGGCCGGAAAACGCGGCTTGGGCCGTTCCTTGCCGATGAGTAAGAAAGCTGTGGTTAAGGAGATACCTCAAATCGCAACTGACGGACTAAAAGGCGGGGTTGTGTACCATGATGGTCAGTTCGATGATTCCCGTATGGGGATTAACCTTCTGCAAACTGCCGCAGAGCAGGGAGCTACTGTTGTGAATTATGTGAAAGTTTCGAATTTGATTAAAAACGAAACCGGAAAGATTGCGGGAGTGAAAGTGTATGACGAATTAGGAAAACGAGAATATACTCTTCAGGCAAAAGTAGTAATAAACGCTACCGGAATTTTCGTCGATGAACTGATGAAGATGGATGCGCCGGAAAAAGACAATATTGTGCGTCCCAGCCAGGGGGTACATCTGGTAGTAGATAAATCCTTTTTGGGAGGTGATACTGCAATTATGATCCCAAAGACCAGCGACGGGCGGGTGATGTTTGGTGTGCCGTGGCATGGAAAAGTAGTTCTGGGTACTACCGATACTCCGTTGAAAGAGTTCGTCCTTGAGCCGCAGGCACTTGAGGAAGAGATCGAATTTATACTTAAGACGGCAGGTCAATATCTGGCAAAACAACCGAAACGTGAAGACGTACTTTCGGTATTTGCGGGATTAAGGCCACTGGCAGCACCTAAAAAAGGAACTGATGGACAAAAAACAAAAGAAATATCGCGCAGCCATAAAATAGTTGTATCAGATAGTGGGCTTATTACCATTACCGGTGGTAAGTGGACAACATACCGCGATATGGCCGAAGATGTGGTGAACAGAGCTTTGCCAATCGGAAACCTGCCTCAGAAAGAGTGTGTGACAAGGGATTTGAAGATACACGGCTATAAAGAAAATGTTGACAGGTCGGATTTCGGTTATGTGTATGGCAGCGATTACGAAAAAATACAGAAGCTACAGCAAGAGAGACCCGAGCTGGCGAGGAAGCTCCATCCGTGTTTCGACTATACGGGGGCGGAAGTTGTATGGGCTGTCAGGGAGGAAATGGCTATAACTGTCGAGGATGTGTTATCCCGAAGATTACGGGCCACATTTTTGGATGCGCGTGCAGCCATCGATATTGCTCCGGAGGTAGCATCTATAATGGCAAAAGAAACAGGAAAGGATGTAGAATGGGAAAAAACACAGGTACAGGAGTTCGTAGAACTGGCACAACATTATCTGCTCGTTCCGTATAATCCCGATAAATAA